TTTGTTCTTTGAAACAAGATATGGCTATGAATTACCTATGCTTTACGTCAACGTCAAGGGTTTTCTGCTTTTTACTTTCACAAAAACGCTAAAAAAAGCTATTCTTAGCCCAGCCCGATAAATGATTATCTTTACTACCCTTTTATTAGAGTTTTCTATGAGTGATAAACGCCGCCCCTCCCGCAACCGTGCCGAAAAGACCCATCGCCGCCGCTCTGGCCGAAATGGCGGAAGTTACTGGCTTTATGGGCTTCATGCCGCCATGGCGGCGCTGGAAAATCCAGATCGGGATATTTTAGAAATCCGTATTGGGGAAAGCCTGCCTGACGAAATTTACCATGCGATTTCGCAGCGCCGCCTTTCCGCACAAAGCAATGACCGGCAGGCGCTTTCCGAGCTTTGCGGAATGGACGCCGTGCATCAGGGCATTGCAATGAAGGTCAATCCGCTCAAATGCGAAATGACACTGGAAGAGGCCGCAGCTGCAAAAGGCTCTATTCTTGTACTGGATCAGGTCACCGATCCCCGCAATGTTGGAAGCCTCCTCCGCTCTGCGGCTGCCTTTAATGTCGCCGCTATGATTGTCCAAGATCGCCATGCCCCTCAAGAAAATGGCGCAATGGCAAAAACAGCCTCTGGGGCACTCGATATTGTGCCTGTCATTCGTGAGACCAACCTTTCCAGAGCCATTGAAATTCTCAAAAAAAATGGCCGTTGGGTTGTCGGACTGGATGCGGACGGCGAGAGTCTTCCAAAAGCAGACTTAACACCAAGCAAAACCGTCCTTGTTCTCGGTGCGGAAGGCAAAGGCATGCGCCGCCTTGTCGAAGGAAATTGCGATGCAACCCTCAGTATCCCGATGAATCCGATTATGGAAAGTTTTAACGTCTCCGTTGCTGGGGCGATTGCGCTTTACGAAATTAACCGTAAATAAGCGCTTCTTAGACACTTAAATGAAAAGAGATCAAAAAGGCGTTCCTTTGAGCGCCTTTTTCATACCCTGCCCCCTTTCGTCCACACGAAGAATATTTAACAAAATATTTACAAGCTTTAAAAAGACGCTTAGCCTCATTCTCCCATCTTTAAACGTCTCAGAAGAGGATCACCGCATAAAAATCAAAGAAATTGCGAAAACCCGCTATACGAGCAATGCCTTTGACCTCCAGCAAAAACTTTCCGAAAAAACAATTAACGACCTTAAAGAAGTCCTGCGCCTCACGCCCTCTTCCTGTAACTTGCAACCATGACATTTCTTTTTTGTCTCTCATCAAGAAAATAAAGATAAAATTGCCCAATCCATGGAAGGCATCTCTTCTGAAAACCAATCCAGAGTACAAGATGCTTCTCTTGTTGTCATTTTCTGCTCCCAACTCAAAATTGATGAGGCATATCTCACGCAGCTTTTGGATCAAGAGGAAGCCGATAGACGCTTCAGAAGCCATGAAGCCCGTCTCCGACAGGAGAAATTGCGTCAATATTATGTTGGAAAACTCTCTGCAGACTCCAGCCAAAACTGGTTCAAACACCAGCTTTATATTGCGCTCGGCGCTTTCCTGATTGAAGCCAAGGCGATGGGATTAGACGCATGCCCGATGGAGGGATTTGATCCCCAAAAACTTGATCAGATCTTTGACTTAAAAGAAAAAGGATTGAACAACACAGTTCTCGTGGCACTTGGTCATCATAGCAAAGACGATTTTAACAAAGACCTTCAAAAATCCCGTCTAAATTCAAAGAGACTCTTCACAAACCTCTAAAGAAAACACCGCATCGCAAAAAATTTCGCCTAAGAGACATTGCTCTTAGGCGAAACATATTCTTTCTGCCTTAATGAGCTGGTGTTTCCGGTGCTGGCAAAGGTGCGCCAAGCGGTGCTAAACCAGCTGGCTACTGCGGTTGAGGGGTTGGTTGGACAACGCCCTGCGCAGGGGGCTGCTGTAAAGAAGCGACAGTCGAAGGCGGCGACATGCGCAATTCTCTTAAAACACGTCCTTTGTCGGGATACCAGACCAAAATGCGCTCTTCCGTGCCACCAACCGTTTTACCTGCAACAGGTGGAACAGCCCGTGTCACCACAACCCCAATGCCCCCATCTGGCAGACTTAGCGCATAACGAAGCCCTTCACCTGGCAATTTTGGATAATTCAAAACGACAGGCGTATCATTCGTAATTTTAGCAGAATCTGTTGCGGGCAGACGTTCAGGTGCTTTATCTGCCACAGGGAGTACCATTGTTTGCGCTGGCGCAGAATGTTTTTTGGCGTACATCTTGTGAATCACAAAACTGCCTAATCCGACAACTGCAACCACGATTGCAAGCGCCATCACAAAGATGCAGGCAATCAGCATTTTTTCAAAACGTGGTGAAAAGGCTGTAATTCGGGCAATACCGTCCCCCTCATCGATTTCTTCTTCGACAACCGCTTCTTCTTCAATCTCTTTTTTAGCCATCGCTTTGGAGTATCCTCTTTTCACATAAGATGAATTTTGTCTCTATCACATAAACATCTTATAAGTCTGTTATTCGCTTTTATTTTCTCTCTTTTACACGTTTTCTATGACTTCATCAGTGCTTACTTCTTTTCAGATTCCTCAAAATCTCGACCAAAATCGAGCAGACCGTGTTACCGCAGACCTTTTGCCACATCTGTCCCGAAGTAAGGCGAAAACCCTGATTGAAGAACACGGATTTTACCATAATGGGCTTTTTTCAAAAGACCCTGGATTGCGTGTCAAAAAAGGGGATAAAATCACTTTTGATGAATTTCTTTCTAAACCGCAAGAACCTACGAAAACCATTGCCAAAGAGATTCCTTTAAATCTCCTCTATGAAGATGCCGATGTGATTCTTTTGGACAAGCCTGCTGGCCTTGTTGTCCACCCAGCCCCCGGGCATTTAGACGATACACTGGTAAATGCCCTCGCTGCGCACTGCCCTGCAGTCTTCTCTGCGAAAGAAAACAGAAATTTTACAAAACTTTACGGTAATGAAGACCATCCTGAAAATTATGGGGGGGAAGAACGGCCTGGCATTGTCCACCGTTTGGATAAGGAAACTTCAGGCGTTATGGTTGTGGCAAAAAGCGCTCTCGCCTTTAGGGAACTTTCCAGAGCTTTTGCTGAACGCGATCTTTCCCGCCGTTATATCGCCCTTGTCTGGGGGAATCCTCCTGATGAGGGCGAATGGGAGGGCAATATTGGACGCTCACGCACAGACCGCAAAAAAATGGCGGTTTTAAAAGACTCTGGCAAACCTGCCAAAACCTTTTTTAAAACCTTAGAGCGTTTTGGGAAGAATGATGAAAATCTTGCACTTGTCGAATGTAAACTGGCAACGGGGCGCACCCACCAAATCAGAGTGCATTTTTCCCATTATGGTTTTCCCCTTGTAGGCGATCCTGTTTATCTTAAAAGAATTCCCCGTTTTGCAAAAATGCTTTCACCTGAAATGCGGAATCTCCTTCTCGATTTTCCACGACAAGCCCTTCATGCTGCCCATCTAGGATTTAAACATCCACGAACAGGCGAATGGGTAGAATATTCCACCAAACTCCCTGATGATTTTGAAGAGATCCTGCAATCTTTGAGGCAGATTAAAAAAATTGAAGAAAAAGCTTCTATTTAGACTTTTTTTCTTTCAAACTCTTCACTAAATGAAGAGGGAGTGACTACGAAAAAGTCCCTATTGGAGAGCGCATACGTTATGAATAACCGCACCTTGCCTGCCTTGACGCCTGAGGGAAGCTTAAATCAGTATCTTCAAGATATTCGTAAATACCCTATCCTAACCCCTGAAGAAGAAAAAGATTTAGCAAAGCGCTGGCGGCATCAGCAGGATCATGATGCGGCCTACCGTCTTGTTACCTCTCATTTGCGCCGTGTCGCAAAAATTGCCAGAGACTATCACCGCATTTACGGCCTGCCGATTGCAGAACTTATCAGTGAAGGCAATATCGGCATTATGCAGGCCATTCAGCGCTTTGATCCCGATAATGACAAACAGGCACGCCTTTCCACCTATGCGACTTGGTGGATCAAGGCCGCCATTCAGGAATATATCCTCCATAGCTGGTCCTTGGTAAAAATGGGGACAACGGCGGCGCAAAAAAAACTATTCTTTAATCTCCGAAAAGAAAAACGGAAACTTCTGGCTTACGGCGATGGCGATCTGCATCCAGAACAGGT
The genomic region above belongs to Acetobacteraceae bacterium and contains:
- the rlmB gene encoding 23S rRNA (guanosine(2251)-2'-O)-methyltransferase RlmB, whose product is MIIFTTLLLEFSMSDKRRPSRNRAEKTHRRRSGRNGGSYWLYGLHAAMAALENPDRDILEIRIGESLPDEIYHAISQRRLSAQSNDRQALSELCGMDAVHQGIAMKVNPLKCEMTLEEAAAAKGSILVLDQVTDPRNVGSLLRSAAAFNVAAMIVQDRHAPQENGAMAKTASGALDIVPVIRETNLSRAIEILKKNGRWVVGLDADGESLPKADLTPSKTVLVLGAEGKGMRRLVEGNCDATLSIPMNPIMESFNVSVAGAIALYEINRK
- a CDS encoding RluA family pseudouridine synthase, which translates into the protein MTSSVLTSFQIPQNLDQNRADRVTADLLPHLSRSKAKTLIEEHGFYHNGLFSKDPGLRVKKGDKITFDEFLSKPQEPTKTIAKEIPLNLLYEDADVILLDKPAGLVVHPAPGHLDDTLVNALAAHCPAVFSAKENRNFTKLYGNEDHPENYGGEERPGIVHRLDKETSGVMVVAKSALAFRELSRAFAERDLSRRYIALVWGNPPDEGEWEGNIGRSRTDRKKMAVLKDSGKPAKTFFKTLERFGKNDENLALVECKLATGRTHQIRVHFSHYGFPLVGDPVYLKRIPRFAKMLSPEMRNLLLDFPRQALHAAHLGFKHPRTGEWVEYSTKLPDDFEEILQSLRQIKKIEEKASI
- the rpoH gene encoding RNA polymerase sigma factor RpoH, whose protein sequence is MNNRTLPALTPEGSLNQYLQDIRKYPILTPEEEKDLAKRWRHQQDHDAAYRLVTSHLRRVAKIARDYHRIYGLPIAELISEGNIGIMQAIQRFDPDNDKQARLSTYATWWIKAAIQEYILHSWSLVKMGTTAAQKKLFFNLRKEKRKLLAYGDGDLHPEQVTHIARQLGVPEQEVISMNRRLAGPERSLNAPLQNDDGEGGQWQDWLVDEAPSQEELYAEEEEYSERKGLLDEALMTLNERERHIVQERRLKEEPQTLEDLSHHYGVSRERIRQIEARALEKIQKVMMAKVAEQRKAQESLPALGK